Genomic DNA from Turicibacter faecis:
GACGACCATGAAATTAATTTTAGGACTTTTAAAAGCAACGTCAGGAGAAATCTTTGTGTGTGGTGAGCCGGTTGTTTACGGAAATACTAAAACGAATCGGCTGATTGGGTATCTTCCTGATGTCCCAGAGTTTTATGCTTATATGACGCCTCGTGAGTATCTATTGTTATGCGCAGAGGTTACGGGACTTCCAAAACACGTGATAAAAGATAGATGTGACGAACTTTTAGATCTTGTTGGACTGTCTAACGTTAATCGGCGAATTGGCGGATTTTCACGGGGAATGAAACAACGATTAGGGATTGCCCAAGCTTTACTCAATAATCCTACATTACTCATTTGTGATGAACCTACTTCAGCGTTAGATCCTGTTGGACGAAAGGAAATTTTAGACGTTTTATTAAAGGTGAAAGAACAAACAACAGTTTTATTTTCGACGCATATTTTATCAGATGTGGAACAAATTTGTGATCAGATTGCGATTTTGCATGAAGGAAAACTCGTCCTAACGGGCGATCTGTTGACGTTAAAAAAACAATTTGCTCCTCGTCAAATCCAACTTGAATTTAAGGATGCCGCGCATGCGAATGAGGTGCATTCATTATTACTGAATGAGGCACGTATTCAAAAGATTAACCAACAAGCAACGATGCTAAATGTTGAGGTGAACGATTTAGAGGGGGACGGGCAGCATCTGTTGAAATTAATCCTTGAAGCAAGGATCCCGATTTATCAGTTCAAAGTTGTAGAGCCAAGTCTTGAATCGTTATTTATGGAGGTGATTGGATGCGAGCCTATGTTGCCTTTATAAAAAAAGAAGGACTGGAATTAGTCAGAACGTATAAATTATTATTAATGATTCTTATCTTTTTTGCTTTTGGTGTCATGAGTCCGTTGATGGCTAAGCTTATGCCGGATTTAATGAGCCAACTTGTGACGGAAGGAATCGAAATCTCTTTACCCGAACCGTCAGCCATCGATTCGTATGCGCAATTTTTCAAAAATTTGACACAGATGGGGTTAATGGTAATCGTGTTAATGTTTAGTGGGACGTTGACGCAAGAATTAGGCAAGGGGACGCTGGTGCACTTAGTGACGAAGGGACTTGCCAAATCAACGGTGCTTTTGGCTAAATATACGGTTTCAGGGCTGAGTTGGACAGGTTGTTTGTTGTTGACGTTTGTCGTGACGTATGGATATACGGTTTATTTGTTTCCGGGTGAT
This window encodes:
- a CDS encoding ABC transporter ATP-binding protein, with amino-acid sequence MRVLEVKGLRKQFGDQTVLEDVSFTIPSQCIFGFLGQNGAGKTTTMKLILGLLKATSGEIFVCGEPVVYGNTKTNRLIGYLPDVPEFYAYMTPREYLLLCAEVTGLPKHVIKDRCDELLDLVGLSNVNRRIGGFSRGMKQRLGIAQALLNNPTLLICDEPTSALDPVGRKEILDVLLKVKEQTTVLFSTHILSDVEQICDQIAILHEGKLVLTGDLLTLKKQFAPRQIQLEFKDAAHANEVHSLLLNEARIQKINQQATMLNVEVNDLEGDGQHLLKLILEARIPIYQFKVVEPSLESLFMEVIGCEPMLPL
- a CDS encoding ABC transporter permease subunit, with product MRAYVAFIKKEGLELVRTYKLLLMILIFFAFGVMSPLMAKLMPDLMSQLVTEGIEISLPEPSAIDSYAQFFKNLTQMGLMVIVLMFSGTLTQELGKGTLVHLVTKGLAKSTVLLAKYTVSGLSWTGCLLLTFVVTYGYTVYLFPGDEISHLVYSVGALWLFGLFLLALSLFFQTLVKSQATSFMFVALCTGGLFFVNLFPRIQEVSPLKLVTDNVAMLNQAYDLSSLITPVLITLGWTVILLIGSLVIFRKKQL